A stretch of Metabacillus sp. FJAT-52054 DNA encodes these proteins:
- the upp gene encoding uracil phosphoribosyltransferase — MGKVYVFDHPLIQHKLTYIRDVKTGTKDFRELVDEVATLMAFEITRDLPLEEVEVETPVTVAKSNVLGGKKLAIIPILRAGLGMVDGILKLIPAAKVGHVGLYRDPETLKPIEYYAKLPSDVEERDFIVVDPMLATGGSAIEAINSLKKRGAKNIKFMCLIAAPEGVEEFKLAHPDVDIFIAALDEKLNEKGYIVPGLGDAGDRMFGTK; from the coding sequence TTGGGGAAAGTATACGTTTTTGATCATCCGCTAATTCAGCATAAGCTAACTTACATAAGAGATGTAAAAACAGGCACAAAGGACTTCCGTGAATTGGTAGACGAAGTGGCAACATTGATGGCATTCGAAATTACTAGAGATCTTCCGCTTGAAGAAGTAGAAGTAGAGACACCGGTAACCGTTGCAAAATCAAACGTACTCGGCGGAAAAAAACTGGCGATTATTCCGATTCTGCGCGCGGGCCTTGGGATGGTAGACGGAATCCTTAAGCTTATTCCTGCAGCAAAAGTGGGACATGTGGGTCTTTACCGCGATCCTGAAACGCTTAAGCCGATTGAATATTATGCGAAGCTTCCATCCGATGTGGAAGAGCGCGATTTCATCGTAGTGGACCCAATGCTTGCGACAGGCGGATCAGCAATTGAAGCGATCAACAGCCTGAAAAAACGCGGAGCGAAAAACATTAAATTCATGTGCCTGATTGCAGCACCTGAAGGCGTGGAAGAATTTAAGCTTGCTCATCCTGACGTAGATATTTTCATCGCAGCTCTTGATGAAAAATTGAACGAAAAAGGATACATTGTCCCTGGTCTCGGAGACGCTGGCGACAGAATGTTCGGAACAAAATAA
- the glyA gene encoding serine hydroxymethyltransferase, whose translation MTFLQKQDPSVFEAMQQELKRQQTKIELIASENFVSEAVMEAQGSVLTNKYAEGYPGKRYYGGCEYVDIVEDIARDRAKEIFGAEHANVQPHSGAQANMAVYFTILEHGDTVLGMNLSHGGHLTHGSPVNFSGVQYNFVEYGVDKETHRINYEDVRQKAIEHKPKLIVAGASAYPREIDFQKFREIADEVGAYFMVDMAHIAGLVAVGLHSNPVPYADFVTTTTHKTLRGPRGGMILCKEEFAKKIDKSIFPGIQGGPLMHVIAAKAVAFGEALQPEFKEYGEKIIENAKRLGESLVKEGINLVSGGTDNHLVLLDVRSLNLTGKVAEKILDEIGITTNKNTIPFDPESPFVTSGIRIGTAAVTTRGFGLEAMDEIAAIIALALKNSEDEEKQKEAAERAEALTSKFPLY comes from the coding sequence ATGACATTTTTGCAAAAGCAGGATCCATCCGTATTTGAAGCGATGCAGCAGGAGCTTAAACGCCAGCAGACAAAGATTGAACTTATTGCATCTGAGAACTTTGTAAGTGAAGCGGTAATGGAAGCGCAAGGTTCTGTGCTGACGAACAAATATGCAGAAGGCTATCCGGGCAAGCGCTATTATGGCGGCTGCGAATACGTAGATATCGTAGAAGATATTGCGCGCGACCGTGCGAAGGAAATTTTCGGTGCTGAGCATGCGAACGTTCAGCCGCATTCCGGTGCACAGGCAAACATGGCCGTTTACTTTACCATCCTGGAGCATGGAGATACAGTACTTGGTATGAATCTTTCCCACGGCGGCCACCTTACCCACGGCAGCCCCGTTAATTTCAGCGGAGTTCAGTACAACTTTGTTGAATACGGTGTAGATAAAGAGACGCACCGTATTAACTATGAAGATGTGCGTCAAAAAGCAATCGAGCATAAACCAAAACTGATTGTGGCTGGAGCAAGTGCGTATCCTCGTGAAATCGACTTCCAGAAGTTCCGTGAAATTGCGGATGAGGTGGGAGCCTACTTCATGGTTGATATGGCACACATTGCAGGTCTTGTAGCGGTAGGACTTCATTCGAATCCTGTTCCTTACGCGGATTTTGTGACGACGACGACTCATAAAACACTTCGCGGACCTCGCGGCGGAATGATTCTCTGCAAGGAAGAGTTTGCGAAAAAGATTGATAAATCGATCTTCCCTGGAATTCAAGGCGGTCCGCTTATGCATGTGATCGCGGCTAAAGCTGTTGCTTTCGGTGAAGCCCTTCAGCCTGAATTTAAAGAATACGGCGAAAAAATCATCGAGAACGCGAAGCGTCTTGGCGAATCTCTTGTTAAAGAAGGCATCAATCTCGTATCCGGCGGTACGGATAACCATTTGGTCCTTCTCGATGTACGGTCCCTGAACCTGACAGGCAAAGTGGCTGAAAAAATCCTGGATGAGATCGGCATTACGACAAATAAAAATACCATTCCATTTGATCCCGAAAGCCCATTTGTAACAAGCGGTATCCGAATTGGAACAGCAGCCGTCACGACACGCGGCTTCGGGCTTGAAGCGATGGACGAGATTGCTGCAATCATTGCCCTTGCTTTAAAAAATAGCGAAGACGAAGAAAAACAAAAGGAAGCAGCGGAACGCGCGGAAGCTCTTACTTCCAAATTCCCGCTTTATTAA
- a CDS encoding NmrA family NAD(P)-binding protein — protein sequence MSILLTGGTGTTGSRIASKLLERGYSIRIASRSVPRLAGAEHVLFDWHSGQFPDELFNGIEKLYLVAPVSVLDPLPAVLPFLKKALNSGVKRVVMLGAAIVSDDGQVFGKLQLAVKQLAPEYAILRPSYFMENFLAPHHLHTIKSENKIWSAAGDGKIGFVNADDIAEVGVRALIDQEPHNTSHIITGPEALSYSEAASMIGHAAGTTIQYGNMPLSQYEQAMIQGGLTTEYAGFMASLEEKIANGAEDRVTNTVEMVTGKKPVSLSEFAAAHRKAWM from the coding sequence ATGTCCATTTTACTTACTGGAGGAACCGGCACAACAGGAAGCCGCATTGCTTCCAAGCTCCTGGAACGGGGCTATTCTATTCGCATTGCCAGCAGATCGGTTCCCAGGCTTGCTGGTGCAGAGCATGTGCTTTTCGACTGGCACAGCGGGCAATTTCCTGATGAACTATTTAACGGGATAGAAAAATTGTACCTGGTTGCACCGGTCAGTGTGCTTGATCCGCTGCCTGCCGTTCTGCCTTTTTTGAAAAAAGCTTTGAATTCCGGAGTGAAGCGGGTGGTCATGCTCGGTGCGGCCATCGTCTCTGATGACGGTCAAGTGTTTGGGAAGCTGCAGCTCGCTGTCAAGCAGCTGGCACCTGAATATGCCATTCTCCGTCCTTCTTATTTTATGGAGAATTTCCTGGCCCCTCACCACCTTCACACCATTAAATCAGAAAACAAGATTTGGTCGGCAGCCGGTGATGGGAAAATTGGTTTTGTCAATGCAGATGACATTGCGGAAGTTGGCGTTCGTGCATTAATCGATCAAGAGCCGCACAACACGAGCCACATCATTACCGGTCCGGAGGCTTTGAGCTATTCAGAAGCTGCTTCGATGATCGGCCATGCTGCCGGCACCACCATTCAATATGGAAACATGCCTCTTAGCCAGTATGAGCAGGCTATGATCCAAGGAGGCTTAACAACAGAGTATGCCGGTTTCATGGCAAGTCTTGAGGAAAAAATTGCAAACGGTGCAGAAGACCGTGTAACCAATACAGTTGAAATGGTAACTGGAAAAAAGCCGGTTAGTTTAAGTGAATTTGCGGCGGCCCATAGGAAGGCCTGGATGTAA
- a CDS encoding nuclear transport factor 2 family protein: protein MNEAVKIMDQFFQGMLENNIEQWMTIWHKDAVFEIPYAPSGVLTKLEGDEAIYNHVKDFPEKINFTRFSEPNYYPVEGQNTVIVEFECEAVILETGLPYNQKYISVIEYEDGKILRYKDYWNPLIFIGAYNNEPQAFLKFLKRSQ, encoded by the coding sequence ATGAACGAAGCCGTAAAAATTATGGATCAATTTTTTCAAGGCATGCTGGAAAATAATATCGAACAGTGGATGACGATCTGGCATAAAGACGCTGTATTTGAAATTCCCTATGCCCCTTCTGGTGTTTTAACAAAACTGGAAGGAGATGAAGCCATCTACAATCATGTGAAGGATTTCCCCGAAAAAATTAACTTTACCCGTTTTTCTGAGCCGAACTACTACCCTGTCGAAGGCCAAAATACGGTGATTGTGGAGTTTGAATGTGAAGCGGTGATTCTGGAAACAGGACTCCCTTACAACCAGAAATATATTAGTGTTATTGAGTATGAGGATGGAAAAATTCTTCGTTATAAAGATTACTGGAACCCGCTTATCTTTATTGGTGCTTACAATAATGAACCTCAGGCATTTCTAAAATTTCTAAAAAGGAGCCAATAG
- a CDS encoding TetR/AcrR family transcriptional regulator: protein MARSKEFDTVAVLRKAAEVFGQLGYQGASLPELLKHLEIGRQSLYDTFGTKKDLFLSAVKTYLEAKNELVIARLKEAGSVKEAVRDIFAEGIQALKDPESATACYIINSAVEQLPFQEELANYFSQQSLLLENAFYEALVRGKQEGEFTDRHGDLRSLARYLNQSRLSLTFIAKTNKSFNALESYAKVSLSVLD from the coding sequence TTGGCAAGAAGCAAAGAATTTGATACGGTTGCTGTTTTGCGAAAAGCGGCTGAAGTTTTTGGACAGCTAGGCTATCAAGGTGCCTCGCTTCCAGAACTGCTCAAGCATTTGGAGATTGGCCGGCAAAGTTTATACGACACGTTCGGGACGAAGAAGGACCTTTTTCTTTCCGCTGTCAAAACGTATTTGGAGGCAAAAAACGAGCTGGTTATTGCAAGACTGAAGGAAGCCGGTTCAGTAAAAGAAGCTGTCCGCGATATTTTTGCTGAAGGAATTCAGGCTTTAAAGGACCCCGAAAGTGCTACTGCCTGCTATATTATTAACAGTGCAGTTGAACAGCTCCCTTTTCAGGAGGAGCTTGCCAATTACTTCAGCCAGCAGTCACTGCTGCTCGAGAATGCCTTTTATGAGGCTCTAGTGCGCGGAAAACAGGAAGGAGAGTTCACAGATCGGCACGGTGATTTAAGAAGCCTTGCCCGCTACCTGAACCAATCGAGACTGTCTCTTACCTTTATTGCAAAAACAAACAAAAGCTTTAATGCGCTGGAAAGCTATGCGAAAGTCAGCCTGTCTGTTCTGGATTGA
- a CDS encoding TIGR01440 family protein: MGEVEVWRSELQTILKDLENQVTFEKNSLFVIGCSTSEVIGEKIGTAGTFDAAAMIFEELSHFSKKHGISLAFQCCEHLNRALVVEKTAAETHGLEPVTVIPVRKAGGAMATHAYKSMTNPLVVEHIKAAAGLDIGDTFIGMHLKHVAVPIRSSLNKIGHAHVTMAKTRPKLIGGVRAVYEETEENESCR, translated from the coding sequence ATGGGAGAAGTAGAAGTATGGCGTTCCGAACTCCAAACAATCCTGAAAGACCTCGAAAACCAAGTCACCTTTGAGAAAAACAGCCTATTCGTCATCGGCTGCAGCACAAGCGAAGTCATCGGCGAAAAAATCGGTACAGCCGGAACCTTCGACGCAGCTGCCATGATATTTGAAGAGCTGTCCCATTTTAGCAAAAAGCACGGGATTTCCCTTGCATTTCAATGCTGCGAGCATCTGAACCGGGCACTGGTTGTAGAAAAAACGGCAGCTGAAACGCACGGCCTCGAGCCCGTCACAGTCATTCCTGTCAGAAAAGCGGGAGGAGCCATGGCCACGCATGCCTATAAATCCATGACCAACCCCCTAGTCGTGGAACACATCAAAGCCGCAGCCGGCCTCGACATCGGCGACACCTTCATCGGCATGCACCTGAAGCACGTGGCGGTTCCAATCCGGAGCAGCCTTAACAAAATTGGACATGCCCATGTAACAATGGCCAAAACCCGGCCGAAGCTCATCGGCGGTGTGAGGGCTGTTTACGAAGAAACGGAAGAGAACGAATCTTGCAGGTAA
- the rpiB gene encoding ribose 5-phosphate isomerase B, giving the protein MKVAIASDHGGMNIREEIKSLMDEMGIQYEDLGCECSQSVDYPDYAVPVAEKVASGEADRGILICGTGIGMSIAANKVKGIRCALVHDIYSARLTREHNDSNVLAMGERVIGPGLARDIAKTWLQSDFEGGRHANRIGKIGQYENK; this is encoded by the coding sequence ATGAAAGTAGCAATTGCATCAGATCACGGCGGCATGAATATCCGCGAAGAAATCAAATCTCTCATGGATGAAATGGGAATCCAATACGAAGATCTAGGCTGTGAATGCAGCCAATCAGTCGACTATCCCGACTACGCGGTACCCGTTGCTGAAAAAGTCGCATCAGGAGAAGCGGATCGGGGAATCCTGATTTGCGGAACTGGAATTGGCATGAGCATTGCGGCAAACAAAGTAAAAGGCATCCGCTGCGCGCTCGTCCATGACATCTACAGCGCCAGGCTGACACGGGAGCACAACGACAGCAACGTCCTTGCAATGGGAGAGCGCGTAATTGGCCCAGGGCTTGCCCGCGACATCGCCAAAACATGGCTGCAATCAGATTTTGAAGGCGGAAGGCACGCAAACCGCATCGGCAAAATCGGGCAATACGAAAACAAATAA
- a CDS encoding low molecular weight protein arginine phosphatase, which translates to METLSNVLFVCTGNTCRSPMAEALLQFMKRSDDIKVKSAGVFAMDGSDASPLAKDALLEKGVAFNHCSALLNRESIEWATHIFTMTESHKMLLLERFPESREKIWTLSEFVHGASKKRDVLDPYGGPIEIYRATRDDLESMLKLLIEKLEK; encoded by the coding sequence GTGGAAACGTTGTCGAATGTCCTTTTCGTTTGTACAGGAAACACTTGCAGAAGTCCAATGGCTGAAGCGCTCCTGCAATTTATGAAGCGCTCAGACGACATCAAAGTTAAATCAGCAGGGGTCTTTGCAATGGACGGGAGCGATGCTTCTCCGTTAGCAAAGGATGCACTCCTTGAAAAAGGGGTAGCATTCAACCATTGTTCAGCCCTTCTCAATAGAGAAAGTATCGAGTGGGCAACCCACATTTTCACCATGACCGAAAGCCACAAAATGCTGCTGCTTGAACGGTTTCCGGAATCACGGGAAAAAATATGGACACTCTCTGAATTTGTTCACGGAGCTTCTAAAAAAAGAGATGTCCTCGATCCATACGGAGGTCCGATTGAGATTTACAGGGCTACAAGAGATGACCTTGAGAGCATGCTGAAGCTTTTGATTGAAAAACTGGAAAAGTAA
- a CDS encoding manganese efflux pump MntP family protein, whose protein sequence is MSVEAVIGEILTLFMMAFALGMDAFSVGLGMGMISLRFRQIFFIGLVIGLFHIAMPLAGMGLGKLLSDKLGAIAAYAGGGLLILLGIQMVVSSFKKDDAPLITPVGFGLLLFALSVSLDSFSVGLTLGIYGARTMLAILMFGFVSMVLTWTGLIIGKRVQGWLGNYSEILGGAILLVFGIKLLLPM, encoded by the coding sequence ATGAGTGTAGAAGCGGTAATCGGGGAAATTCTAACGCTTTTTATGATGGCCTTTGCTTTAGGAATGGATGCCTTCTCCGTTGGTTTGGGGATGGGCATGATTTCGCTGAGATTTAGACAAATCTTCTTTATTGGCTTGGTCATCGGCTTGTTTCATATTGCTATGCCTCTGGCTGGCATGGGTCTCGGCAAGCTGCTATCAGATAAATTGGGTGCCATCGCTGCCTATGCCGGCGGCGGACTGCTCATCCTTCTTGGGATTCAAATGGTCGTTTCCTCCTTCAAAAAAGATGATGCCCCGCTCATTACCCCGGTCGGCTTTGGTCTGCTGTTATTCGCGCTGAGTGTAAGCCTGGACAGTTTCTCTGTCGGCCTCACTCTCGGAATCTACGGAGCCAGAACGATGCTTGCCATCCTCATGTTCGGGTTTGTCAGCATGGTGCTCACTTGGACCGGCCTGATCATCGGCAAGCGTGTACAGGGGTGGCTTGGAAACTACAGTGAAATTCTCGGAGGAGCGATTCTGCTGGTTTTTGGAATCAAGCTGCTGCTTCCTATGTAA
- a CDS encoding L-threonylcarbamoyladenylate synthase — protein MDTIHWTVDKNSGLSKGYPQIAQAAALLAQNETIAFPTETVYGLGANAGSDEAVKKIYEAKGRPGDNPLIVHVADHSQALALVSDIPAYAMKIMSMFWPGALTVILPQKEGKLSSLVTAGLSTVAIRMPDHPIALALIKEAGVPIAAPSANLSGKPSPTEAAHVAMDLDGRIAGIVDGGPTGVGVESTVLDCTKSIPVIVRPGGVTREQLEAVIGPVHVDQALMDETQAPISPGMKYTHYAPNAPLTIVKGTREFLQKLADEARSEGKKVGILTTSEYKEEFRGDEVLACGSALQLETVASNLYGVLRRFNENTELDLIYSEAFPEDGVGQAIMNRLMKAAGHRVIEE, from the coding sequence ATGGATACGATTCACTGGACTGTGGATAAGAACAGCGGTTTATCCAAAGGTTATCCACAAATTGCACAGGCAGCAGCTTTACTTGCCCAAAACGAAACGATCGCTTTTCCGACCGAAACGGTTTATGGCCTTGGAGCCAATGCGGGGTCGGATGAAGCGGTGAAAAAAATATATGAAGCAAAAGGAAGACCGGGAGACAATCCGCTCATCGTCCATGTGGCAGACCATAGCCAGGCACTGGCGCTCGTTAGCGATATACCGGCTTACGCCATGAAAATTATGAGCATGTTCTGGCCTGGTGCACTAACTGTCATCCTGCCGCAAAAAGAGGGAAAGCTCTCTTCATTGGTTACAGCAGGTTTATCCACAGTCGCCATTCGCATGCCGGACCATCCGATCGCCCTTGCATTAATTAAGGAAGCCGGAGTTCCGATCGCGGCGCCAAGTGCCAATCTATCTGGTAAGCCGAGTCCGACAGAAGCTGCCCATGTGGCGATGGACTTGGACGGAAGAATCGCGGGAATCGTGGACGGGGGGCCAACAGGTGTTGGAGTCGAATCCACCGTTTTGGATTGTACGAAATCGATTCCTGTTATTGTAAGACCGGGCGGTGTCACACGGGAGCAGCTGGAAGCTGTTATTGGACCGGTTCACGTAGACCAGGCTCTTATGGATGAAACACAAGCGCCGATCTCACCCGGTATGAAGTATACCCATTACGCTCCCAACGCTCCGTTAACGATCGTAAAGGGCACGAGAGAATTTTTGCAAAAGCTCGCAGATGAAGCAAGATCGGAAGGGAAAAAGGTAGGGATTCTCACCACCTCTGAATATAAGGAAGAGTTCCGGGGGGATGAAGTTCTCGCGTGCGGTTCTGCCTTGCAGCTTGAGACGGTTGCCTCAAATCTTTACGGAGTACTCCGCCGGTTTAATGAAAATACAGAGCTCGATTTAATATACAGTGAAGCCTTTCCCGAAGATGGAGTAGGACAGGCAATTATGAACCGGCTCATGAAAGCGGCCGGACACCGTGTAATTGAAGAATAA
- the spoIIR gene encoding stage II sporulation protein R, translating to MKKQTLAIIYLVFITAGALLNTYNQPLGASQAAAAEQTGPKVIPEEAIRLRILANSDAPGDQAVKLKIRDEVNKQITQWVKDIDSIEKARALIRSELGEINKIAKETMKQEGMNQSIKVEYGTSVRFPTKLYGDFIYPAGDYEAILITLGDGEGANWWCVLFPPLCFLDFSTGQAVEAQNKEVQQEEKKVEKSEKVASEDSKKDEVEVKFFLAEWLGGLFS from the coding sequence ATGAAAAAACAAACATTAGCAATCATATATTTAGTGTTTATAACAGCGGGAGCGCTTTTAAATACGTATAATCAGCCGCTTGGAGCAAGCCAGGCAGCAGCGGCAGAGCAAACAGGGCCCAAGGTCATACCGGAGGAAGCGATCCGGCTCAGAATTCTTGCGAACAGCGACGCACCTGGGGATCAAGCCGTCAAATTGAAAATCCGCGATGAAGTGAATAAGCAAATTACCCAATGGGTGAAGGATATTGATTCCATCGAAAAAGCAAGAGCCCTGATTCGCTCCGAGCTTGGAGAAATCAATAAGATTGCGAAGGAAACAATGAAACAAGAAGGAATGAACCAAAGCATCAAGGTTGAGTATGGAACGAGTGTCCGCTTCCCGACGAAACTTTATGGAGATTTTATTTATCCGGCGGGTGATTACGAAGCAATCCTCATCACGCTTGGCGATGGCGAAGGCGCGAACTGGTGGTGCGTGCTGTTCCCTCCATTATGCTTCCTTGATTTTTCTACAGGACAAGCGGTGGAAGCACAAAATAAAGAAGTGCAGCAAGAAGAAAAGAAAGTGGAAAAATCAGAAAAGGTAGCTTCCGAAGACAGCAAGAAAGACGAAGTGGAGGTCAAATTCTTTCTCGCTGAATGGTTAGGCGGACTGTTTTCATAG
- a CDS encoding NUDIX domain-containing protein, producing METELLNILDESGRCLGTATREEVHRKGCWHETFHCWMTERRMDRIYLYFQLRSSRKKDYPSLFDITAAGHLLADETAEDGIREVEEELGLGIRFEELASLGTIPWTGGSGDFIDRELARVYLYHQESPIEGFSLQKEEVAGIVKTDLREFEELVLRGRNQLQVTGFKEQEDGEKILLEDSADLSAFVPHTISYYHELFKQIRLNLRLC from the coding sequence ATGGAAACGGAGCTTCTGAACATTCTCGATGAAAGCGGCCGCTGTCTTGGGACGGCTACACGGGAAGAGGTTCACCGGAAGGGCTGCTGGCATGAAACCTTTCACTGCTGGATGACGGAACGCAGGATGGACAGGATCTATCTTTATTTTCAGCTCAGAAGCTCAAGGAAAAAGGACTATCCCTCCCTGTTCGATATAACCGCAGCCGGCCATCTGCTGGCTGATGAAACCGCAGAAGATGGAATCAGGGAAGTGGAAGAGGAGCTTGGCCTAGGCATCCGATTCGAGGAACTTGCATCTCTCGGTACGATTCCCTGGACAGGCGGCAGCGGGGACTTCATCGACCGTGAGCTTGCCCGCGTCTATCTCTATCATCAGGAATCCCCTATTGAAGGTTTTTCTCTGCAAAAGGAAGAAGTCGCAGGGATCGTAAAGACGGATTTAAGAGAGTTCGAGGAACTGGTATTACGAGGGCGAAACCAACTCCAAGTCACAGGCTTCAAAGAACAAGAGGACGGGGAGAAAATTTTACTGGAGGATTCCGCTGATTTATCAGCCTTCGTCCCGCATACTATCAGCTATTATCACGAGCTGTTTAAACAGATTCGCTTGAATTTAAGGCTATGTTAA
- the prmC gene encoding peptide chain release factor N(5)-glutamine methyltransferase — MTTVFEALKWASLFLTDAGRDENAGEWLLRHHLQMNRSSLLANFRMEISEEVLEAFKADVKKHADGVPVQHLTGYEEFYGRKFEVNKEVLIPRPETEELIEGLKSRIQAHLPNKQLTAADIGTGSGAIAITLALEVPELLVTGTDIAQESLEVAGRNAERNDAEVQFIQGDLYEPLEGRTFDIIVSNPPYIPDEEVLQLSEVVKDHEPHRALAGGKDGLDFYRKLCSGMPALLNKPGIAAFEIGAGQGEDVARLLQEAFPEAKVEVVFDINGKDRMVFAER, encoded by the coding sequence ATGACAACTGTATTCGAAGCCCTGAAATGGGCTTCTCTTTTTTTAACCGATGCGGGAAGAGATGAAAATGCCGGTGAATGGCTGCTGAGACACCATTTACAGATGAACCGGTCCTCGCTTCTAGCCAATTTTCGAATGGAAATCAGCGAAGAGGTACTGGAAGCGTTCAAGGCCGATGTAAAAAAACATGCGGACGGCGTCCCGGTTCAGCACCTGACCGGATACGAGGAATTCTACGGCCGAAAATTTGAAGTGAATAAAGAAGTGCTGATTCCAAGGCCTGAAACAGAGGAATTAATTGAAGGACTGAAGAGCAGAATTCAGGCTCATTTGCCGAATAAACAGCTGACAGCTGCCGATATCGGAACAGGTTCCGGGGCGATTGCCATTACACTTGCGCTTGAAGTTCCGGAACTTCTTGTGACCGGAACGGACATCGCACAGGAATCTTTGGAAGTTGCGGGCCGGAATGCCGAGCGGAACGATGCAGAGGTTCAATTTATTCAGGGTGACCTGTATGAACCACTTGAAGGCCGTACCTTTGACATCATCGTCTCTAATCCGCCGTACATTCCGGATGAAGAGGTCCTGCAGCTGTCAGAGGTCGTAAAAGACCATGAACCGCACAGAGCGCTCGCAGGAGGCAAAGATGGTTTGGATTTCTACCGGAAGCTTTGCAGCGGTATGCCTGCTCTCTTAAATAAGCCTGGCATTGCCGCATTTGAGATCGGGGCAGGCCAAGGAGAAGATGTTGCCCGTCTGCTTCAAGAGGCATTCCCGGAAGCGAAGGTGGAAGTGGTTTTCGATATTAACGGCAAGGACCGAATGGTGTTTGCTGAAAGGTAA
- the prfA gene encoding peptide chain release factor 1, with product MLDRLQAVEERYEKLNQLLMDPDIISDTNKLREYSKEQSDLSDTVEAYREYKAVREQIADAKAMLDEKLDGDMREMVKEELSELQDQEVSLNDKLKLLLVPKDPNDNKNVIMEIRGAAGGDEAALFAADLYRMYSKYAEAQGWKTEVMEASSSGVGGYKEIIFMLNGKGAYSKMKFENGAHRVQRVPETESGGRIHTSTATVACLPEAEEVEVEIHDKDVRVDTFASSGPGGQSVNTTMSAVRLTHLPTMTVVSCQDEKSQIKNKEKAMKVLRARVYDKFQREAQAEYDQNRKLAVGSGDRSERIRTYNFPQNRVTDHRIGLTIQKLDQILEGKLDDVINALIVEDQSSRLEQAEN from the coding sequence GTGTTAGATCGTTTGCAAGCGGTTGAAGAGCGTTATGAAAAATTAAATCAGCTACTGATGGATCCTGATATTATCAGTGATACCAATAAGCTGAGAGAATATTCAAAAGAACAATCTGATCTGTCTGATACAGTGGAAGCATACAGAGAATATAAAGCAGTAAGAGAGCAAATCGCAGACGCAAAGGCGATGCTTGACGAAAAGCTTGATGGCGATATGCGCGAAATGGTAAAGGAAGAGCTATCTGAGCTGCAGGATCAGGAAGTATCCTTAAATGATAAATTGAAGCTTCTCCTTGTTCCAAAGGATCCAAATGATAACAAAAACGTAATCATGGAAATCCGCGGAGCAGCAGGCGGTGACGAAGCGGCTTTGTTTGCTGCCGATCTATACAGAATGTACAGCAAATACGCGGAGGCCCAAGGGTGGAAAACCGAAGTAATGGAAGCAAGCTCATCGGGTGTCGGCGGTTATAAAGAAATTATCTTTATGCTGAACGGCAAAGGTGCCTATTCCAAAATGAAGTTTGAAAACGGAGCCCACCGCGTACAGCGTGTACCTGAAACTGAGTCAGGCGGCCGTATTCACACGTCCACTGCGACAGTTGCCTGCCTGCCTGAGGCAGAGGAAGTTGAAGTGGAAATCCACGATAAAGATGTACGTGTCGATACGTTCGCATCCAGCGGACCAGGGGGACAGAGTGTAAATACAACGATGTCTGCGGTCCGTCTTACTCACCTTCCGACGATGACCGTTGTAAGCTGCCAGGATGAAAAATCGCAGATTAAAAACAAAGAAAAAGCAATGAAGGTACTCCGTGCCCGTGTCTATGATAAATTCCAGCGTGAGGCTCAAGCCGAGTATGATCAAAACCGTAAGCTTGCTGTCGGTTCCGGAGACCGTTCTGAACGGATCCGCACGTATAACTTTCCGCAAAACCGCGTAACAGACCACCGCATCGGTCTGACGATTCAGAAGCTTGATCAAATCCTTGAAGGAAAGCTTGATGATGTCATCAATGCGCTCATTGTCGAGGATCAGTCCAGCAGGCTGGAACAGGCGGAAAACTAA